The Cynocephalus volans isolate mCynVol1 chromosome 16, mCynVol1.pri, whole genome shotgun sequence DNA segment GCATCTGAAGGGTGAAAAAAAgcttaattataaaatgtttaaggTATTTCATCTGTGCTGTCATGTGTTCAAATTTCTCTCAATATCAAAATGTCGTGAAGTAGTCCCCCCACTTGCTTCTTTTAATCCTTATAATATAACTTTCCACCCCAACAAGGTCTAAACATAAATTGTAAAAATATCTTGGGACGCAGTCCCTGGAAAAGCCCAAAGGGAGTCAGCTTCAGGGTTCCAAACCAGGTGGGCAGGTGCAAAGGGTGTCCCCTGGGTGTGGCCGCAGTCATAGCCCTGGTTTGGACATTTGGCTGAAACCACAGCTCCGTTTTACCCCCAGGATGCCACCCCCAACTACTCTGAGGAGTGCCTCGAAACCAGTATTAGCACTAGGGCAGCATGTTTGCCTGAAAGTTCTTTGCCTTTGCATCGGATCTATTACATGGGAACAAAGAAGAGACCGACTGAaagatttctctcttttaaaaatcaatctcaAAAATGTTCTGTGGCAAAGCTTGAATAGAGGGGGGGGGGGTAGGTAATTAGGTTTCTTCCATATTTAGATCCTATGACTTATGTTACTCCTGCTCTTACTGGAGCAAGATTTTTATGTGGGAGCAAGTACTAGTCTGgataaagaatatataatttgggtgaacagatatgatattgatggggggaggaaggggggaagaggaattggtaaagggacacaaaaatcaactatattgtatattgataaattaaaataaaaaataaaaataaagataaaatggggataataatagagGCAGTGAAgaaattgtgaggattaagtaaataATATGGGTACTATATGTAAAGCCCTTAGTGCCTGCCACATAATAAAACACtcagtaatgtttaaaaaaaaaaaaaaaagattatataattTGGGGAATTGGAATCTCCTGCAAATTTTCAGAATCTTCTCCATTCATTTCGTGTACAATTTTTTCTAGAACTAAATCACCAGATTTAAAAtctatagtttatttttcttcttttataatgaGAGTGGGTGTTTTTTGGTAAAAATCAATAATGATTTAAAGTAAAAATCCTAGATGATTTAAACCTATATTGTAAATTTCTTCTAAATTAAGATTAGAAGTGGCCCATACCATAGAGTTCAAAGTTGAGATTTTGATCTTGTTCATTGTCATACAAGATGTTGCATAAATTGTTCaaataatttagatttaaatacatatatgaatatatgttgcATTTTGTGAccaaattacaatttaaaaataaataaataaaaatcaatctcCTCAACTCAGAGCACATTATCATTATCCATCtgtctcattttggttttttttccctcttatctAGAATCCTTACATTCACCCTCCCTACCCCATAGGTAACCCTCTATATGTTCaatatatattcttaaatatgCACGTATCCCTGTAGAGATAGCCAGGGTTGTTTGTGTGCAGATGTGATGTTAAATTACATTATGGCATCATATtataaatccttttttttcttcttgccacACTCGACATCATATTTTTAAGACCTAGTCCTGTTACTTGATGTACACCTATGGTGTACACACCACAGTTCACTGACTGAGATGTCTCCTTTGCACGTCTGTTTCTCACGCTGAAATCAGCGAGCTTTTGAGTCAGAGCATTTAGGACTAAGCAAGACTGTTCACTGGAGTTAATCTGACACCAGATGCATTCATCCCCCTTTTAGGACTGTAACTAATTCCTTTCCGCTCCACTTGCCCATGCTCACTAGCTGGCATCACAGGtgtcttctttaaaaaagaaaaagatctcgTCCCTTGGTTTCTTGACAGtccctttttttgggggggtggtctTTTTCATGGAGTTGGCACCAAAAGGCAGACATGGACTCATCCAAGAGAAAAGTTTCTTTGCCATCTATGATTTATCCTTGCTTAAGGATCACTCCAGCCTatggaaaagtatttttaaaaaataagaaaagttaccTCAGTCTTAGATGACAGAAAGTTTCagatcaaaagtaaaaaaaatagtaaaattgctTATCGAAGAATTTCCTGTTCTTAATCTTCCTTACTCCTTTTGCAGATGTAAGTAATAAATCTGAAACCAAATTCTCTCTCCCAAGAGGTGAACTCCCAGCCACACCCACGAGGAGGGAATTTGGCTCATATAGTAACacttaattaaaatgtataatgtCCACATGTACAttagagataaaaagaaagctTCTTTGGGCATGTTTCCAGCCCAATCTTTCAAAATATgtgaaatggtattttttaatcaACTATACCccataaaatgataaatataagaTACTAAGATTTAAAGTGTAAATCATACTTTCCAAGGACTCGAGATGCTGGGATGAGCACTTCACAAGTTGTATCTGCATGTTTATAATGTGCCAGGCGCTATATTAAGCATTATTCGTGTtttcccatttaatcctcataagcctatgacatacatttttttttaccccTGTTTTAAAGATGAAAGACCTAGgactagagataaaataaaaagaaaactttaatccCTTTAAGCAAGATTAGCTCATTCCCCTAAGCCAAAAAAGTACTCTCACGTCTCCCTTGCCTTACAAAAACACCCTTTGACGTGTTTTTCCCTCAAGAACccatcctccctctcctctctgtcttcaGACAACATCTGGAAGGCTCTGTCTACGTTCACCCCTCCgtgtctctcctcctttccccgcTCAGCCCCTTGCAGTCTGGGTGCCTCTCAGGGACACGAAACAGAAAGCCATTTCCTTGGTCCATAACCAGTTCAAACTTGAACCACACTGAACCTGTGGCCACCTCCTCTGCCCCCTTTATATTCCCTCCTGCCTTGATTTGACCTCTCCTGCACTATCCACTCTCAGTCTCTGCCTCTTTTTGTGTCTTTCTGGGTCACTTTGCCAACCTCTCTTCTGCGCAGCCCTCATTCATCCAAGCAGGACATAGCTTCCACCTTAGCCTCTTCCCTTAGTTCTAACTGGTGGCCCCCGAGTCCCTCCAGCCCTGATACTGGAGCCTGTGTCTGCCACACACGGCACCTTGGCTGCTGCCCACCAGTGGGGTTATCGCAAGTGCCTGTCTAGGCCTCCAGCTCTGCCTGTCACCTGATTTCCCTGTGTTGGTCATTTATTAGTGTGTGAACCTGGGCCTGTTTCCTTCTGTATAAAACAAGGAGCGTGACCCAGATTTGTTACTAGCGTCCTTTCTAGCTGTGTCATTCTTGCATAGTTCCTCTCCACAAAGAATAAATTCAAAACTCTTCAATCTAGCATTCAAAGACCTCCACCCTATGCCCTCAGCCTTCTCTCCCTACCTCCTCATCACATGGAACAGCCAACAGACCTCTCAGCCTTTCCCCGAAACAGAGCCCAAGGTGCTTCTATGCCTTACCAAAGCTGATCTCTCTGCCAGGAGTGTCCCTCTCAATATCTGCTTACCAAGGTCCTGGTTCAGCTCAAAAAACCTTCAGTCCTACAAGGAGTCTTCCCAGTTAAAAACCATGCCCCTGCTGTGGCACTTAAGAGTTCTTTTATGGTTCTGCTAGTGGTCTCTGTAGCGTCAGGGTCCCCTGAATGTGGGCACTCCTAGACCATCCACAGTGGAAATACTGAAGTAGATTAGTCTCCAGGCCTGGAGCCAGACAGCTGGATTCAACTTTGAACCCCACCTCTTACTAACTGTATGACCTTAGGCTACTTAACATGCCCAaggcttaattttttcttttgtagaacaGTAAATAGTGCTGGCCTCAAAGGCCATTGTAAGGATTcaatgaaattatatatacaaatatctacatgacatatttttaaactatgtctAAATTATCTTTAAAGGTTTAGGATAGTTCCTGACACATGGTAAATAAATGATAAACTGTTAGTTATTaatactgttgttgttgttactggttttatttttctagccCCGGACACAACAGCCTACAGTGGCAGCAGGAAGTGACATAATGGTCCTAAAAAGGAATAGAAGCATACCTGGTCGCCTTTTTTAATGAATGCAAAGTCAGCTCCAGAttgtctatttaaaaattaactttgacCCTTTTCACAAGATGGTACCAAAGGTAAAGAAGGAAGCTCCTGCCCCTGCCAAAGCCGAAGCCAAAGCAAAGGCTCTGAAGGCCAAGAAGGCAGTGCTGAAATGTGTTcaaagccacaaaaaaaagatCCACATGTCACCCACCTTCTGGCAACCCAAGACACTGCGGCTCCAGAGTCAACCCAAGTATCCCGGGAAGAGCGCCCCCAGGAGAAACACGCTTGACCACTATGCTGTCATCAAGTTCCCCCTGACCCCTGAGTTCACCATGAAAAGAGAAGACAGCACACTTGTGTTTGTGGTGCATGTCAAGGCCAACAAGCACCAGATCAAACAGGCTGGGAAGAAGTTCTGTGACCTTGATGTGACCAACGTCAACTTCCTGATCAGGCCTGATGGAGAGAAGGCACATGTTTGACTGGCTCCTGACTATGACGCTTTGGATGTTACCAACAAAATTGTGATCATCTAAACTGGGTCCAGCTAGTTAattctaaatatacatttttttcaccataaaaaaaaaatgaaaaactttaagGGCCAGAgtgtggtgggggcagggcaggctgTGCACACTTAATTAGCATAGAAGTTTGCATGAGGTTTTGAAaaacaacattgattttcagtatCCGAGGGTGGAAGCTGGAGGAGCAAGACAATTAAAGAAAGTTGAATTCATGGTGCCATTGTTGGCAAGAAgaataaaagtcaataaatagtAATAGTCACATGGCCTTAAACTTCAGAAATGGCCAAAAAGATTATGCACCAGTTGAACCAAAGAGTTGTCCGCTTGCCTCTCAGGCTCACCTCCACCCTTTCCCTGACTCAGGGAGTAAACCACAGGTGCCTCCCAGCACTCTGCACCATATGGTAAGGAGGGAAGCACCCAAACCACAAGCCTGCAGGTGGATTTTGTTCTTGAAtttcattctccaggagagagcaggggcttggggtgggggagtTGGAGGGGGGAAGCAGAGGGAGATCTAGGAGTAAGTAAGTCCCTAAGATGAAGGCTATGGTATTTTACATGATTACTGGTCCCTTTTTTCTAGACCATTTCTCCTACCAACTTTGTTGTAACAGATATAAGAGTTGGCATCCTGCCATCtctatgaaaatatgaaaatctgatCATTTTTCCCATACCCTTGCAcctgattttctcttttcctggcaAAGCCATATTTTTTGCATCTAATTAGccacttttctattcttttccttgcTCTCACTCCACCACATCTGTATCTTCTCATGTACTTAGCCATCTGCATTTCAGAGTACGTTTTCTCATTCCCCCTCTTTAAGTAATTTCTTATTATAGGATAGGTCTGGAAGAGATAGGAGAAAGATCTTCATtgctttcctgtgttttctaatttctcGAACATCTTATTTTgatgatatatattttatcttcataATACCCTTACATATGTACAGTAACTTCAGTGCCTGAAGATTCAATCTCTGGTTCAGTTGCATACAGTATTTCAGTGCAGAGGATTTAGAACATTAATGGGGAATCAAGACCCCACATTCCTTTTGAAGTCCACCTTTTCTATTGGATTTGCCCTTTGATGAACACATTGGACTGTTCTGGATGTCACAAAGAATGCTTTCATAGCCAAAGATAGTCTCCAGTTTTCAAAATCATGATGTATGTCACTTTGCCAAAGCTcaaccagaaaaagagaaaaattacaagAAAGCTGATGAGAAAATATTACTTCACCAAGCTTCCAGAGAAGAACCACTGgttaaggaaaaaaaggaactggatggagttttttttttttttaagaggtgtGTAGTCTTATAAAATTTAGGATGACTGTAGTGTCATAATAATTCTCACTCCagggaaataatacaaatttcaTTCTTCAACATTTGAAAAAAGTGATAATAATGGAAGGTGCAAACTTTCTTAATTTGCTAAGAATTTGCATCATTGAGAATTCTAATATTTGAGTTTTCTTCCAATAAAGAACTGATTTCCACTTGGggaaacacataattttatatagcTTCATAAAACCCTGCTTCCCACTCATAATTAAGCTGTAagtgtgggccggcccgtggctcactcgggagagtgtggtgctgataacaccaaggccatgggttcggatcccatacagggatggccgaaCCCTGTATGGGATGATTAgttcactgggagagcgtggtgctgacaacaccaagtcaaggggtaagatccccttaccggtcatctttaaaaaaaaaaaaaaaaaaagctgtaagtTCATGCTGCAGCTAGGGGTGCAGTagaggcagaggagaagaggaaatGTGCATAATGCCCTAGGCAGCTTGGAAATAAAGAAGAAGGACTGAAGTGACCTTGTGGCTCAGGAGGTGGAAGTTCATCAGCCTCCTCATGTCTTTAGACCCAGCTGGAACACTACGTGCATGGGCCCCCAAGTTGCAGAGGATGTCAGCAGCTCCACCTCACCTGGATGAAGTGGGCTTCCTGGCCTTCCTTGGACTTCCTGCTGGGACAGTAAGCCCGTTAGGGCCCAGATCCAttgctctttttcttccattccatcCCAACACTCTTTTTCATGTATCTGAtcctttttctccagttttcatTCAAAAATTGTTGATTAACCACCTACTATAGGCCAGGCATTTTTCTAGAATCTGGAAACCCATCAGTGAGCAGCCAGGTTCTCGCTCTCATAGATCTTATATTCTAGTGAGCAAGATGagcagtaaacaaataaataacaatggGCATTACAAAGAAGGTTGAAACAAGGTAAATGGATGGGAATACATGCTACTGTGTACTACAGGGATCCAGGAAGGCCTGTTTTTAAAGGTGATATTTGATAAAGAATTGAAGAAAGCAGGGGAGTGAGCCATTTAGTGAGCTTGGCCTGAACAAGGGACAGCAAGGATGGCTGAGATTGCAAGAAAGTCTTAAGACATGAGTTCCCGGTGCCCTTTGTGTGCTCCAGAGGTTCTGCGCCCTTCACATAGCCCCAACCTTCCAAAAATATATCTATGCTAGGGATTTGTCCCCAGATTTCCTTTCATCATGATTTGCTTTCTGGTATCCTACCCTGGAAAGCAGAAAGTTCCTGCTTCTCCTAATAATTACTAGTCTATCTCTTCCTTCAAACGCAAGGCCAGTGAGGACAGAGGACTTGGTCTATTTATTAACTGCTGTGTGTTCGGCTCCTGTTTCATGCTGGAGTCCAAGTAGGCCTtcggtaaatatttattgtatggaTGAACTGGGAAATCTAGCTATTTTACATGGTAATGAGGCAGCTCATGCTCTTGAAGGCAGGAGACCTGAGTTCTAGATGTGGTGACACAAAAGCCCTGAGGGAATGACCTTTACAAATCTgtcatgtctctgagcctcagatacAGAAGTGTTGGGTTAGAACTGGGGATGGCAAAATCCTGCTGCCGTGTGACCATTGGCTCCTTCCCAAGCCCACGGGACTCTCTCATGGACCGTGACTCTCTTCCTTTCTAGACAGGACTTCAGAGTCCTTCCCAACAGTGCTCTTAGTAGCCACCACCAGTGGGTCGGAGATAATACTCACAACGAACCCAATTTGCCATTCCTCAGCTAGAAGATGTTTAACGTTCCTTTCAGCTTCCATGTCAAATCTACCCATGTCTTTCATTTGGCACATGGAGGTACATGTCACTGCAAAGTCGACCCCAAGGAGTCTTACAGCTTGGAGTCAGACCACCCCTGCTGGCTCCTGACCAAGGTCCTTCTACAGCCAAGGCAGCCAACTAGCAACGCTTGATCTAATTCTAGCAAATGTTTTTCACCATAAACTAATTCAGTGCTAGCTTTTTCAGGCTCCTTAAAAGACTGCTAGGATCTATTCTTTGAATAAGCTGAGTTCTGTTGTTCCCCCACAACTCCCCTTCTGTAGAAGCTTGGACCCCACTCATAGACACACCAGCCTTAAGGCTTAACATCAGTCAGGACAGGCTTTGAGACTTTAAATCACTCTACATGTTTTGGCAAATAATAGTGAGTGTCTGAGCTCCCTGATTTGGTTATGGCCCTCGGGATCCTGAACCCTTTAGCCTCACCCTTGCTCCGGCACCCATTCCTGGCACGTCCCAGATCTCTTGCTGGTCTGCTGTCGAAACTTCCATGCTCCCAATGCCTGCTCTGATTTGGACACTTCTCTTCCCTATGATGTGCACTCACCTCTCAGAACATGTCatttttgggccgaccccgtggctcactcgagagagtgtggtgctgggagtgcagtggtgctcccgcgcgggttcagatcctatatagggatggccagtacgctcactggctgagcgcagtgtgggtgacaccaagccaagggttgcgatccccttttAGCCACTCCAGGTAAGAAGCCCAATCCAATCCTTCCTGAAGTCAGGAACACTATCCTCAGGCAGGACCATCACATTAACATTTTTGCTGAGGaagagaaatacataaatatcCAGATACAGAGCAGGACCATGAAAGATGCACGAAGTCCTGTGGAGAAATGTGGAATTGTCTCAACTTCTTCCCAAAACCACTAAagggagttttttttgttttgttttgttttttaatgacatAAAACACAAGGACAAAGGAAACTGGAGAAGAATCatcaacagagaagaaaaatcaacaaaattttagaagtTGAAATGGATGAGCAGCAACTGTCCTAGTCAGCTGCAGAACATGAGATAGAAGAGGTTTTATTACGTGGGGCCTCTAACAGGAGATTTACAAACACTGTGGAAAGTGCCTTCTACTATATGTTCTTAAAAGGTATAGAAAGCTCGTTGAGATACCTATGATCAAAACAACTTCCCTTTCACTTGTTTAACCAAAACACCTTGATGTCCCCATAAAAGACTCTCTAATCTTCCAACTCTGTATCTCACAATGCTGGTGCCTTGGGGTAACTGAAGTGCTTTAACCCCATTAAACTACAGTGGCCCACTGCCTAAGTCACCCCAAATAAATTCACAATGGAGGTGCAAATGGTGTGTAGGCACAGCTCCATGACAGCTAACTCCCCAGCTCTCCAACCCTTCACACCAGATCACCATCCTAAGCCTCTCTCTCTTCTGTACAAATTCCGGAGTGGCCACCAGGTCTCAGCTACTGTGTCTTACTTTTTAGTATTCTGCCTCAAGTTAGCAACCCTCTGCCCTTTAAAAATCATCCTTATGCCCACTCTGAGGAatcatctcctttttttttgccCCTGGATCTGGCTGAAAAGCTCTTTCCTCAGCCCCCTGTGTCCTTGAGTTCCCTGTACTTGCCACTGGAAGAGTGCCTGCTAAATGCCACTTGGAGCTGGCTTTCAATATTAGTGGAGGGCTTAacagtaacatttatttttatgacgTCTTTCTACAGTTGTATCTGAGATAATGTGATCAGAGATATGCCTGAGAGTATATAATTTAGCATAGACAGGCTGTAGGGAAGATAGAGCCTGGAAAAATTAATACATCCATTAATACAGACAATCTTCTTCAAACACCCACGGCCCCGAGAAAGTTTTGCTGAGCGCTTGATTCGCCGTCAGAGGTCTTAAAATGCTCCCAAGCACAATGCTGAATAAACAGAAAGCCATGAACATCTTGCTCCAGATTTGTAGAAGTCAGAATTTACATTTTGGGGAGAAAGTCTTGACTCCACCTTGTAATGAACTGCCCCGAGTTTATGTTGCATGGAGTAGTAAAAAGACCAAGAGTGTTAAATTTACAGATAGAGGTTTGAAACCCAAATCTACAAATTACCTGTGTGATCTTCCTTAATCTTTCTGGACCTCAATTACCTTAACTGCAAAACAGTAGTGATAATAACACCAATCTTGCATGGTGTGtccagaattttaaataatatatgtaaaaatttttagTACAATGCGAATTACACAGTAGCCCTTTAGGAAGTGATGACTATTCTTTTTATGCTCACTTGTACAGAGGTCCATTTCATTTCCACATGGAAGTGAATCTCAAGAGAATCTGGGGGAGGGTCaagattttccttaaaaaataccttaaaatcATCTCACACACCTGAATAAGTTTTTGATTTAATTGAGGCCTCATAGTTCTGATCCCATAATGGGGGAGAGGCAAAAAAGTTATCAGAGCAGGA contains these protein-coding regions:
- the LOC134364366 gene encoding large ribosomal subunit protein uL23-like encodes the protein MVPKVKKEAPAPAKAEAKAKALKAKKAVLKCVQSHKKKIHMSPTFWQPKTLRLQSQPKYPGKSAPRRNTLDHYAVIKFPLTPEFTMKREDSTLVFVVHVKANKHQIKQAGKKFCDLDVTNVNFLIRPDGEKAHV